One segment of Dehalogenimonas sp. THU2 DNA contains the following:
- a CDS encoding S8 family peptidase produces MKILRKVFMAALSLVLLVPAAIISAAPPEVSEGADTILVAFRPGASTAEIAALNHNNNAVVKDLIPALRIQVLSFAPGKAAGMLKVYQNNPNVIYAEFDAAATADEVSDDTYTAQQWGLAKINAAEAWAVNTGSNTIKIAILDTGIDLDHPDLAAKIVASINYSTSTTSDDVKGHGTHVAGIAAAIPNNGLGVAGLGYATSLMNVKVLGDDGTGSYSAIANGIIWAADNGADVINMSLSGSAASITLENAVNYAWNNGVVVVSSAGNNGNSTPVYPAYYANAFAVASTDSTDSLSGFSNFGDWVDIAAPGSSIMATLINGSYGYKSGSSMAAPFVSGLAALVASSVADSNSNGRLNDEIRAIIEASADNIGVNGIGAGRINAAAAVTSFTFTPIQPVPELTPEPPPEPAPELEVPVVTNMWVSDISFVVNGKNLVISVKAINEVGPVTGAVICFTVSMGNSTWQYNGITDNVGSLAVTIIKPAAGIYVVTINEMNLEKYEWDYANGLVKASYEIIFSSVVGKLPKTK; encoded by the coding sequence ATGAAAATTCTAAGAAAAGTGTTTATGGCTGCGCTTTCATTGGTGTTGCTGGTGCCGGCGGCGATTATATCCGCTGCTCCACCGGAAGTAAGTGAAGGTGCCGATACAATTCTGGTAGCCTTCCGTCCCGGTGCTTCGACTGCTGAAATTGCTGCGCTTAACCACAACAATAATGCCGTGGTTAAGGATTTGATTCCGGCGCTAAGAATCCAGGTGTTGTCATTCGCCCCCGGTAAAGCGGCTGGTATGCTTAAAGTGTATCAAAACAATCCGAATGTTATCTACGCGGAATTTGATGCTGCGGCGACAGCAGATGAGGTCTCTGATGATACCTATACGGCTCAGCAATGGGGATTGGCAAAAATTAACGCCGCCGAAGCCTGGGCGGTAAATACCGGATCCAATACAATTAAAATTGCCATACTGGACACCGGTATTGACCTGGATCATCCGGATTTGGCCGCTAAAATTGTGGCCAGCATTAATTATTCCACCAGTACCACCTCGGATGACGTGAAAGGGCACGGCACTCATGTGGCTGGTATTGCCGCGGCTATTCCGAATAACGGTTTGGGTGTCGCTGGTTTGGGCTACGCTACGTCTTTGATGAATGTTAAAGTGTTGGGCGATGACGGTACGGGCTCATATTCGGCTATTGCCAACGGTATCATCTGGGCGGCGGACAACGGCGCTGATGTGATTAATATGAGTCTCTCCGGTAGTGCAGCCTCAATAACGTTGGAGAATGCTGTTAATTACGCCTGGAACAATGGTGTTGTCGTGGTGTCCTCGGCCGGTAATAACGGTAATTCTACGCCGGTCTACCCGGCTTATTATGCTAATGCCTTTGCGGTGGCTTCTACTGATAGTACTGACAGTTTATCTGGTTTTTCTAACTTTGGAGACTGGGTAGATATAGCGGCTCCTGGATCCAGCATCATGGCCACCCTGATTAACGGCAGTTACGGGTACAAGAGCGGTTCGTCTATGGCCGCGCCATTCGTATCTGGTTTAGCTGCGCTAGTCGCATCCAGTGTCGCCGATAGCAATAGCAACGGGCGTTTGAACGATGAAATACGTGCCATAATTGAGGCCTCAGCCGACAATATCGGGGTCAACGGAATCGGCGCCGGACGCATAAATGCGGCTGCAGCTGTCACTTCATTTACTTTTACTCCGATACAGCCAGTTCCCGAGCTAACCCCGGAACCACCACCCGAACCGGCTCCTGAACTGGAAGTACCCGTTGTTACAAACATGTGGGTTAGCGATATCAGCTTTGTTGTCAACGGTAAAAATCTGGTTATCAGCGTCAAGGCGATAAATGAAGTTGGTCCAGTCACGGGTGCTGTCATTTGCTTCACCGTTAGTATGGGCAATAGCACCTGGCAATATAATGGTATTACGGATAACGTCGGTAGCTTGGCTGTTACCATCATTAAACCTGCTGCCGGAATTTATGTAGTAACGATTAATGAGATGAACCTTGAGAAGTATGAGTGGGATTATGCTAATGGGTTGGTGAAGGCTTCTTATGAAATAATATTCAGTTCTGTAGTTGGCAAACTGCCAAAAACCAAGTAA
- the prmC gene encoding peptide chain release factor N(5)-glutamine methyltransferase, whose amino-acid sequence MREAGARVSGPAAAIEVEALLRHVTGLSRAGLYSRLDQIIDTAAAEEYFDLIERLKNGEPLQYLTGHIEFYGLDFTVSPDVLIPRPETELMVERALDIAKGYSSPVIADIGCGSGAVAVTLSKHLPGSTVIAVDISSGVLDLTRRNAAFHGCSNIEFVESDLLESLGDRRIDIICANLPYVPAVEAQGNRFEPQLALDGGPDGLDIIRRLVSQVAGRPNKPGWLLLEFGTGQTTAVQTIIDKYLPGSRTVIHRDLIPLDRLSVTELI is encoded by the coding sequence TTGAGAGAAGCTGGAGCCCGAGTATCCGGTCCGGCCGCCGCCATCGAGGTTGAAGCCCTATTGCGCCACGTCACTGGGCTTTCGCGAGCCGGACTGTATTCCAGGCTCGATCAGATCATCGACACCGCTGCCGCCGAAGAGTACTTCGATCTCATCGAACGGCTGAAAAACGGCGAACCTTTACAATATCTAACCGGTCATATCGAGTTTTACGGCCTTGATTTCACCGTCTCTCCCGACGTGCTCATTCCCCGGCCTGAAACCGAGCTTATGGTCGAAAGAGCCCTCGATATCGCCAAGGGGTACTCAAGCCCGGTCATTGCCGATATCGGCTGCGGATCGGGCGCCGTGGCAGTGACGCTGTCCAAGCACCTGCCGGGATCGACGGTTATCGCCGTCGATATTTCTTCCGGTGTCCTTGATCTCACCCGCCGCAACGCCGCCTTTCATGGGTGTAGCAACATTGAGTTCGTAGAAAGCGACCTGCTGGAATCTCTTGGCGACCGGCGGATCGATATCATCTGCGCTAACCTGCCCTACGTTCCCGCTGTCGAGGCGCAGGGCAACCGCTTCGAGCCGCAACTGGCACTCGACGGCGGCCCCGACGGTCTGGACATCATCCGCCGCCTGGTAAGCCAGGTCGCCGGGCGGCCGAACAAACCCGGCTGGCTGCTGCTTGAATTTGGCACCGGCCAGACAACCGCGGTACAAACGATCATCGACAAGTACTTGCCCGGGAGCCGTACCGTAATCCACCGCGATTTGATACCGCTCGATCGTCTCTCGGTCACCGAACTGATTTGA
- the prfA gene encoding peptide chain release factor 1, whose translation MLNQLENIEKHYQEIEESIADPAIASDIAALTKLAKERSSMEDLVNLYRNYKRVARAFEDTEHLLNTERDEEMLDMAREEYRSLKEQQESLYEELKLALLPKDPNADRNIIIEIRAGTGGDEAKLFAADLFRMYTRYAEIKGWKVDVIDLTESADGTFKEAVVEIDGEDVYNRLKYESGVHRVQRVPVTEAAGRIHTSTATVAVLPVAEEVEIDIKPEDLRIDIYHSGGAGGQNVNKVATAVRMTHLASGIVVACQEERSQLKNRQKAMALLRSRLLAMEQAKADNEMIDARRSQVGTAERSEKIRTYNFPQDRLTDHRIGLSVHNLPKILEGNLDDIIDALATDEQARLLQSSGL comes from the coding sequence ATGTTGAATCAGCTTGAAAATATCGAAAAACACTATCAAGAGATAGAGGAATCAATCGCCGACCCGGCGATCGCCTCGGATATCGCCGCGCTCACCAAGCTGGCTAAAGAGCGGTCTTCCATGGAGGATCTGGTCAACTTGTACCGCAATTACAAGCGTGTCGCCAGGGCCTTTGAGGATACTGAGCATCTGCTGAATACCGAGCGAGACGAGGAGATGCTGGACATGGCGCGGGAGGAATACCGCAGCCTCAAGGAACAGCAGGAATCCCTCTACGAAGAGCTGAAACTGGCTCTCCTGCCCAAGGACCCCAACGCTGACCGCAACATCATCATCGAGATCCGCGCCGGCACCGGCGGTGACGAGGCCAAACTTTTTGCCGCCGATCTCTTCCGCATGTACACCCGTTACGCGGAGATCAAGGGCTGGAAAGTGGACGTCATCGACCTGACGGAATCCGCCGACGGCACCTTCAAGGAAGCGGTGGTTGAGATCGACGGCGAGGATGTCTACAACCGCCTTAAATATGAGAGCGGCGTCCATCGCGTCCAGCGCGTGCCGGTAACCGAGGCCGCCGGCCGCATCCACACCTCCACCGCCACCGTGGCCGTATTGCCGGTGGCCGAGGAGGTGGAAATCGACATCAAACCGGAAGACCTTAGGATAGACATCTATCATTCCGGCGGCGCCGGCGGCCAGAACGTCAACAAGGTGGCTACCGCGGTGCGTATGACCCATTTGGCCAGCGGCATCGTCGTCGCCTGCCAGGAAGAGCGTTCCCAGCTTAAAAACCGGCAGAAGGCCATGGCCCTGTTGCGCTCCCGCCTGCTGGCCATGGAACAAGCCAAGGCGGACAATGAGATGATAGACGCCCGGCGTTCCCAGGTCGGCACCGCGGAACGTTCGGAGAAGATTCGTACCTACAACTTCCCTCAGGACCGCCTGACCGACCACCGCATTGGCTTGTCCGTTCACAACCTGCCCAAGATTCTTGAAGGCAACCTGGACGACATTATCGACGCTCTGGCCACAGATGAACAGGCCCGCCTGCTGCAATCATCCGGCCTATGA
- a CDS encoding ABC transporter permease, with product MDAIWQGLQKAVELIISLDSEVFEISWRSLSISATASVVAASIALPLGALIFHSTFRGKRALISFINTLFSLPTVLVGLLVFMLFSRAGPLGEFGLLFTPTIMIIGQALLVTPLMLGLVISAHSGIDRQAKETAVALGASRWQMGVMMIKEARFAIFTAFILGFGRAISEVGLALMIGGNISGYTRVLTTAISLETGRGDIELSIALGIILLAIALIINFGLGWLQQREIHMIKRVEE from the coding sequence TTGGACGCAATTTGGCAAGGCTTGCAAAAGGCTGTTGAGCTGATCATATCGCTTGACTCTGAAGTTTTCGAGATTTCCTGGCGGTCGCTGAGCATATCAGCGACCGCCAGCGTAGTTGCGGCATCCATTGCGTTACCCTTGGGAGCCCTTATCTTTCACTCCACTTTCCGTGGAAAAAGGGCTCTCATCAGTTTCATCAATACCCTGTTCAGCCTGCCGACAGTTCTCGTCGGCCTGCTGGTCTTTATGCTGTTTTCCCGCGCCGGGCCGCTGGGTGAATTCGGTCTGTTGTTCACTCCCACCATCATGATTATCGGTCAGGCATTACTGGTAACTCCGCTAATGCTTGGCTTGGTAATCTCCGCTCATTCCGGTATTGACCGCCAGGCCAAGGAAACGGCCGTAGCGCTGGGAGCCAGTCGCTGGCAGATGGGTGTGATGATGATCAAAGAGGCCCGGTTTGCTATATTTACCGCCTTTATCCTGGGGTTCGGCCGCGCCATTTCCGAAGTTGGTTTGGCGTTGATGATCGGCGGTAACATCAGCGGATACACACGTGTATTAACCACTGCCATCTCTCTGGAAACCGGACGTGGCGATATTGAACTGTCTATTGCCTTAGGTATAATTCTGTTGGCGATTGCCCTTATCATCAATTTCGGGCTTGGCTGGCTTCAGCAACGAGAAATTCATATGATCAAAAGAGTGGAAGAATAG
- a CDS encoding electron transfer flavoprotein subunit alpha/FixB family protein — MNHNKGILIIIEVKDGTPSSSAAELMGAAQAIDTGSNEGIDILLIGSNVQSAATILGSLGATKVFTAEAGAIMDDTAATIVTRLASDVNPRFILMVENDLGRDLAPLLAARLQTAAVTDIVAVRADGDEIVFTRPVYGGNALADFIIETGPGIASIRPKAFSPATVNENRQAEIIELQPADSTTAIRVLEQIKIKEEGPRLEDAKVVVGGGRGLGGPEGFTQLKELADLLGGGVGASRPPCDQGWWPESGQIGITGKVIAPELYIAVGISGSSQHLSGVSGTKTLVAINKDAEANIFKAAAYGVTGDWKKVLPALIGKVKEMTGK; from the coding sequence ATGAACCACAACAAAGGTATCTTAATCATCATCGAAGTCAAAGACGGCACACCATCATCATCCGCCGCCGAGCTTATGGGCGCGGCTCAGGCCATCGACACCGGATCGAACGAAGGTATCGACATACTGCTCATCGGCTCCAACGTCCAATCCGCCGCCACAATTCTCGGCAGCCTCGGCGCGACCAAGGTCTTCACCGCCGAGGCCGGCGCCATCATGGACGACACCGCAGCGACCATCGTCACCCGGCTGGCCAGTGATGTAAACCCCAGGTTCATCCTGATGGTGGAGAATGATCTGGGCCGGGACCTGGCGCCTTTGCTCGCCGCCAGACTCCAAACCGCCGCGGTAACCGACATCGTTGCCGTCCGCGCCGATGGTGATGAGATCGTATTCACCCGCCCGGTCTACGGCGGCAACGCCCTGGCTGATTTCATCATCGAGACCGGACCCGGAATCGCAAGCATCCGCCCCAAGGCGTTTTCCCCGGCAACCGTCAATGAAAATCGCCAAGCCGAGATCATCGAACTGCAGCCGGCTGACTCGACGACAGCGATCCGCGTCCTTGAACAGATCAAGATCAAAGAAGAAGGCCCCCGTCTGGAAGATGCCAAGGTGGTCGTCGGCGGCGGCCGGGGATTAGGCGGGCCGGAAGGTTTTACCCAGCTTAAGGAACTGGCCGACCTGCTCGGTGGAGGTGTCGGCGCCTCCCGCCCTCCTTGCGACCAGGGCTGGTGGCCGGAGAGCGGCCAGATCGGCATCACCGGTAAGGTGATCGCCCCTGAACTATATATTGCCGTCGGCATTTCCGGTTCAAGCCAGCACCTGTCCGGTGTTTCCGGCACCAAGACCCTAGTCGCCATCAATAAAGACGCCGAGGCCAACATCTTCAAGGCGGCGGCGTACGGCGTCACCGGCGACTGGAAGAAGGTACTGCCGGCGCTTATAGGCAAGGTAAAGGAGATGACCGGGAAGTGA
- a CDS encoding substrate-binding domain-containing protein has product MKKFWSKLAAVMFSLMLISFAAIGCGTETPNPDPTATDDEGLSVLDPSIRLRVSTTTSLYDTGLWALLEPMFEKKYGVEVDVMSNGTGIALEFGKRGDVDIVVVHSKSQEEAFIAGGFGTQRYVFASNYFVIVGPANDPLGLKGLSPEAAFKKLADSGTAKFVSRGDNSGTHAKEKAIWAAAGFNYETVRTSGSWYIDASGGMGATLLKAKEFGAYTIADIGTFLAYKADTGLTIAVDQGAILLNVYAAIPVNPANVPGVRNAEAAKIMAEWLMSKEIQDIIGQYGVKDYGAPLFNPTYGVEPTS; this is encoded by the coding sequence ATGAAAAAATTCTGGTCAAAACTGGCAGCGGTGATGTTCTCACTGATGCTGATTTCTTTTGCCGCCATCGGTTGCGGCACCGAAACCCCCAACCCCGACCCTACTGCCACGGACGATGAAGGGCTGAGTGTTCTCGACCCGAGCATCAGGTTAAGGGTCTCCACCACCACCAGTCTGTATGATACTGGCCTGTGGGCGCTTCTGGAGCCCATGTTTGAAAAAAAATATGGCGTTGAAGTTGACGTCATGTCCAACGGCACCGGTATAGCGTTGGAATTTGGTAAACGCGGAGACGTGGATATCGTTGTTGTACATTCAAAGTCACAGGAAGAAGCTTTCATCGCCGGTGGTTTCGGCACTCAGCGTTATGTTTTTGCCAGCAACTATTTTGTCATTGTTGGCCCGGCTAATGATCCTTTAGGATTGAAAGGGTTATCTCCGGAAGCGGCTTTCAAAAAACTGGCTGACTCCGGTACAGCTAAATTTGTTTCCCGTGGTGACAATTCCGGTACTCACGCCAAAGAAAAGGCTATCTGGGCGGCTGCCGGCTTTAACTACGAGACAGTTCGTACTTCTGGCTCATGGTACATTGACGCCTCAGGCGGCATGGGTGCAACACTCCTCAAAGCCAAAGAGTTCGGAGCTTATACTATAGCTGATATCGGCACCTTCCTGGCGTACAAAGCCGATACCGGCTTGACCATAGCCGTTGACCAGGGGGCCATCCTCTTAAACGTGTATGCGGCCATTCCGGTTAACCCGGCGAATGTCCCCGGCGTTCGTAACGCTGAGGCAGCCAAGATCATGGCTGAGTGGTTGATGTCTAAGGAAATACAGGATATCATTGGACAGTACGGCGTTAAAGATTATGGCGCCCCACTATTCAACCCAACCTATGGCGTAGAACCGACAAGTTAG
- a CDS encoding ABC transporter ATP-binding protein: MSILQTHNLSRRYNQTEVLKNVILDISMGETLAVIGPSGAGKSTLIRLLDLLESPSSGSITLFNQTVSNKTDRLPLRRRMAFVHQKPLVFSTSVFENVAQPLRWRGMKNTFIEERVTDALALVKMDSYAGRHAKTLSGGETQRVALARALVTHPEIIFLDEPTANLDPLATTMVEELISSVIQARNLTVVMTTHDLAQGQRLADRIGVLVAGELLQLGKPSEIFMSPACRAVAEFIGVENIWNGTVTGSDNGLFTAAVNGHIIQAVGYFNIEDTVDLFIRPEDIIISITDDRTSARNRLPGTITRLSLVSPLVRLELDCGGLPLMAVVTQQAATDLGLVIGKHVFASMKATAIHTAKGNCPGQ; this comes from the coding sequence ATGTCTATTCTGCAGACCCACAATTTATCCCGACGATACAACCAGACTGAAGTCTTGAAAAACGTTATTCTAGACATTTCAATGGGAGAAACTTTAGCCGTCATCGGCCCTTCCGGAGCGGGTAAGAGTACACTGATCCGCCTTCTGGATCTGCTGGAATCGCCTTCATCCGGTAGTATCACACTGTTCAACCAAACCGTGAGTAACAAAACTGATCGTTTGCCTTTGCGCCGGCGTATGGCCTTTGTCCACCAGAAACCGCTGGTGTTCTCCACCAGCGTCTTTGAGAACGTGGCTCAGCCGTTGCGCTGGCGAGGAATGAAAAATACCTTCATTGAAGAACGGGTAACCGATGCCCTGGCGCTGGTGAAGATGGACAGCTATGCCGGCCGTCATGCCAAAACTCTTTCCGGTGGCGAAACCCAGCGCGTCGCTCTGGCGCGGGCACTTGTAACCCACCCGGAAATAATATTTCTGGATGAACCGACTGCTAACCTTGATCCCCTAGCCACCACTATGGTTGAGGAGCTGATTTCCAGTGTAATTCAAGCGCGCAACCTGACCGTAGTGATGACAACACATGACCTGGCTCAGGGACAGCGGCTGGCTGATCGCATCGGGGTACTGGTAGCCGGGGAATTACTGCAACTAGGCAAGCCATCAGAAATATTCATGTCTCCGGCTTGTCGCGCCGTAGCGGAATTTATTGGCGTGGAGAATATCTGGAACGGCACTGTCACCGGATCAGATAACGGGCTATTCACCGCTGCCGTAAACGGACATATTATTCAGGCTGTCGGATATTTCAACATCGAAGATACCGTTGATCTTTTCATTCGGCCGGAAGATATCATCATCTCAATTACCGATGATAGAACCAGCGCCCGTAACCGTTTGCCGGGCACCATCACCCGCCTAAGCCTGGTCAGTCCGCTAGTCCGGCTTGAATTAGACTGCGGTGGCTTGCCGTTGATGGCAGTCGTCACCCAACAGGCGGCCACCGATCTGGGGCTGGTTATCGGTAAACACGTCTTTGCTAGTATGAAAGCCACCGCCATTCATACAGCTAAAGGTAATTGCCCCGGCCAATAG
- the fusA gene encoding elongation factor G, which produces MENYGIASIRNVALLSHSGAGKTTLAEAMLFSAGAISRMGKVDDGTTTSDYDPDEVKRKISINLSLLPFKWQNTKINLLDAPGYADFAGEARVAVKAAESAAIVVAASSGVEVGTENAWDIAEEAKLPRCIVVNKMDRESVNFNSVVAGIQSKFGHKCIPLVVPIGASKDFNGVINVLTTKAFTGSHPAQEAAIPGNLAAAVKDYHDKLVESIAEQDDKLIEEFLGGEELTEEELTEGLKKAIISGEIVPIIAVAALNNTGIDSLLEFIVSFLPSPEHREVALKEGGTVKTGEGDGLAALVFKTTADPYVGKLTYFKVFRGTIAANSHVWNSVKKADERVGQLYVMRGKTQDPVQQIGAGDIGAVAKLSVTGTNDTLTTQESPVVIEPIAFPSPTYSVAVHPKSKADVDKLGHAVAKLLEEDPTLESHRDADTAETVVSGLGDTQIDVMAEKMARKYSVAVELKPPRVPYKETVTGSAKAEYKHKKQTGGHGQYGHVVLEVEALPSGSGVEFVDKVVGGSVPRNYIPAVEKGIKEAVQEGGSLGFPIVDVRAILCDGSFHPVDSSEICFKIAGAGALKKGMESAGPILLEPVVSLHITVPSSVVGDVIGDLNTKRAQVQGINPEGDLSMIDAKAPLAEVQRYAIDLKSLTHGRGYFKMVFDHYQQVPSHLTQKLVAERAAETAATQSNH; this is translated from the coding sequence ATGGAGAACTATGGCATAGCCAGTATCCGAAACGTGGCGCTCCTGTCGCACAGCGGCGCCGGTAAAACCACCCTGGCCGAGGCGATGCTTTTTAGCGCCGGAGCCATCAGCCGGATGGGTAAAGTCGATGACGGCACGACCACCTCGGATTATGACCCCGATGAAGTGAAGCGAAAGATTAGTATAAATCTTTCGCTTCTGCCTTTTAAGTGGCAAAATACCAAGATCAATCTCCTTGACGCGCCAGGATACGCCGACTTTGCCGGTGAAGCCAGGGTAGCGGTCAAGGCGGCGGAATCAGCCGCTATCGTAGTCGCTGCGTCCTCAGGCGTCGAAGTTGGTACCGAAAATGCCTGGGACATCGCTGAAGAAGCCAAATTGCCACGATGCATCGTGGTTAACAAGATGGATCGTGAAAGCGTCAATTTTAATTCGGTTGTCGCTGGTATCCAGTCCAAATTCGGTCACAAATGCATCCCTTTGGTCGTACCAATTGGTGCGTCCAAGGATTTCAACGGCGTTATAAACGTGCTCACGACGAAAGCCTTTACCGGAAGTCATCCGGCGCAGGAAGCCGCTATTCCAGGTAACCTCGCAGCCGCTGTTAAAGATTACCATGATAAACTGGTGGAGTCGATCGCGGAACAAGACGACAAGTTGATCGAGGAATTCCTCGGCGGCGAGGAATTAACTGAAGAAGAACTAACGGAAGGATTGAAAAAGGCGATCATCTCCGGGGAGATTGTACCGATCATCGCCGTAGCGGCGCTCAACAACACCGGTATCGACTCCCTTCTTGAATTTATCGTCAGTTTCCTGCCGTCACCTGAACATCGCGAAGTGGCGCTCAAAGAAGGCGGCACAGTCAAAACTGGTGAGGGTGATGGTCTGGCGGCTCTGGTGTTCAAGACGACCGCTGACCCTTATGTCGGCAAACTGACTTACTTCAAAGTGTTCCGGGGTACGATAGCGGCCAATTCCCATGTGTGGAACAGTGTAAAGAAAGCTGACGAGCGTGTGGGGCAATTGTACGTGATGCGCGGGAAGACCCAGGACCCCGTGCAACAGATCGGTGCCGGCGACATCGGCGCGGTCGCTAAATTATCGGTCACCGGTACCAACGATACGCTCACCACCCAGGAATCGCCGGTAGTTATCGAGCCTATCGCCTTTCCGTCTCCGACCTATTCGGTGGCGGTCCATCCCAAGTCTAAGGCCGATGTCGATAAGTTGGGACATGCGGTAGCTAAACTCCTGGAAGAAGATCCGACGCTCGAAAGCCACCGTGATGCCGATACCGCTGAAACCGTCGTATCTGGCTTGGGAGACACCCAGATAGACGTAATGGCGGAGAAAATGGCCCGGAAATACTCCGTGGCGGTGGAACTCAAACCACCACGGGTGCCTTATAAGGAAACGGTTACCGGTTCAGCCAAAGCCGAATACAAACACAAAAAGCAGACCGGCGGCCACGGCCAATACGGACATGTGGTGCTAGAGGTTGAAGCTTTGCCCTCCGGCAGCGGCGTCGAGTTTGTGGATAAGGTGGTTGGCGGTTCGGTGCCTCGGAACTATATCCCGGCGGTGGAAAAAGGCATCAAAGAAGCTGTGCAGGAAGGCGGCTCCCTGGGGTTCCCCATTGTCGACGTACGCGCTATTTTATGCGACGGCAGCTTCCATCCGGTGGATTCCTCAGAGATCTGCTTCAAAATCGCCGGCGCGGGCGCGCTCAAAAAGGGCATGGAGTCGGCGGGGCCGATTCTCCTCGAACCCGTCGTATCGCTGCATATTACGGTACCTTCCAGCGTGGTCGGCGATGTTATCGGCGATCTGAATACCAAGCGCGCCCAAGTGCAGGGCATCAACCCGGAAGGCGACCTCAGTATGATCGACGCGAAAGCGCCCTTGGCAGAGGTGCAGCGCTATGCGATCGACCTTAAGAGCCTGACGCATGGCCGAGGCTATTTTAAGATGGTTTTCGATCATTATCAGCAGGTGCCTTCCCACCTAACACAGAAACTGGTGGCCGAACGTGCCGCGGAAACGGCGGCGACTCAGAGCAACCATTAA
- a CDS encoding stage II sporulation protein M — MNFRVWLYIAAGLFAAGLLLGTVLPADAVAEELTVFDNLAEEVSSMSGIEIFFFILIRNVTAFLTAFFFSPLLLLVPIGSLLLNGAFITIVSRLVLEERSIGFLIAGIMPHGIIEIPAFIFALAASLSFGFAVLRGLFKSGYRDRVAPELKANLRRLGLALLLLIPAALIESFITPVFIGFFN; from the coding sequence GTGAATTTTCGAGTCTGGCTTTATATAGCTGCCGGATTATTCGCTGCCGGATTACTGCTCGGTACAGTGCTGCCCGCCGATGCCGTGGCGGAGGAACTCACAGTATTCGACAATCTGGCCGAAGAAGTGTCTTCGATGTCCGGCATAGAAATATTCTTCTTTATCCTGATCCGGAACGTCACCGCTTTTCTAACCGCATTCTTTTTCAGCCCGCTGCTGTTACTGGTGCCAATCGGATCGTTGTTGTTGAATGGTGCCTTCATCACGATAGTCAGCCGCCTGGTGCTGGAGGAACGATCGATAGGCTTCCTGATAGCCGGCATCATGCCACATGGCATTATCGAGATACCTGCATTCATTTTTGCTCTGGCCGCCTCGCTCAGTTTTGGCTTCGCCGTTCTGCGGGGTCTTTTCAAGAGCGGATACCGCGATCGAGTTGCCCCGGAACTGAAGGCTAATCTGCGGCGACTGGGCTTAGCCTTGTTGCTGCTCATACCCGCGGCATTGATCGAGAGTTTCATCACCCCGGTTTTCATCGGCTTTTTTAATTAA
- a CDS encoding electron transfer flavoprotein subunit beta/FixA family protein, with protein sequence MNIIVLIKQIPDPEIPPASFKIDAAANKVVPPSGVAPVIDPYSEHALEAALKLKDANPGSTIKAVSLGSGLNKELLKKALALGADELILVDDSVFEGSDSAGTAHALTLAVKKIGQFDVILTGRQAADWDAGQVGLLVTGALDLPVVSRARKIDSAGGRLRIERVTSDGYEVVEAPIPAVVTVASEIGKLRLPNIRGVLAAKKKEPAVWKAADIGTEITSTGEAGRRVKLLKLYQPQREAKCEIISGDTPEEQGVNLALKLRELKLI encoded by the coding sequence TTGAACATCATAGTTCTCATTAAACAGATCCCCGACCCTGAGATACCGCCGGCCAGTTTCAAGATCGACGCCGCTGCCAATAAGGTGGTGCCGCCATCCGGAGTGGCCCCGGTCATCGACCCTTATTCAGAGCATGCCCTAGAGGCCGCTCTTAAGCTCAAAGACGCCAACCCCGGCAGCACCATCAAGGCAGTAAGCCTGGGCAGCGGTCTCAACAAGGAACTCCTCAAGAAAGCACTGGCCCTCGGCGCCGACGAACTCATCCTCGTCGATGACTCCGTCTTCGAGGGCAGCGACAGTGCCGGCACCGCTCACGCCCTGACCCTGGCCGTGAAGAAGATCGGGCAGTTCGATGTCATCCTTACCGGCCGTCAGGCCGCTGACTGGGACGCCGGCCAGGTCGGCTTGCTGGTCACCGGTGCGCTGGACCTGCCCGTGGTCAGCCGCGCTCGCAAAATCGATTCAGCCGGCGGCAGGCTCCGCATCGAAAGAGTAACCTCCGATGGCTACGAAGTCGTCGAAGCGCCAATCCCGGCGGTCGTCACCGTAGCGAGCGAGATCGGCAAGCTGCGCCTGCCCAACATCAGGGGCGTGCTGGCCGCCAAAAAGAAGGAACCGGCGGTTTGGAAAGCGGCGGATATCGGGACTGAAATCACCTCGACAGGTGAGGCAGGACGCAGGGTGAAACTCCTGAAACTGTATCAACCGCAACGCGAAGCCAAATGTGAGATTATTTCCGGGGATACCCCGGAAGAACAGGGCGTCAACCTCGCCCTAAAATTGCGCGAACTGAAACTGATTTAA